The region GGGCTACGATGGCGGGGGCCTGGCCCTGCTGGGCAGCGCGATTCAGACGAAGACGCCCTACGACGGTTATATCATGGGCACGGACGGCCTGATCACGCTGCACGGGACCTTCTGGAACGCGGAGATGGTAAGCCTGGAGCGGCCCGGCCAGGACACGGTCACGCGCGAATTTCCGCACCCGTGCAACGGATACGAGTACGAGGCGCAGGAAGTGCACCGTTGCCTGCGGGCGGGCGCCCTGGAAAGCGCGACGATGCCCCACCAGACCACGCTGGAAATTCTGGAGACGATGGACCATATCCGGTTACAGTGGGGCCTCCGCTATCCGATCGAAGAATAGCCCGGGGGCAGATGCCTGGCCGGGACAACCAGGAGCCACGCATGGCCAAGACGTATCGCTGGGGTATCCTCGGCACGGGGAATATCGCCGCAAAGTTCGCCACCTGCCTCGGCGTGTGTGAAAACGCCCAGCTGCACGCGGTCGGATCGCGCAGCCGGGAGAGCGCCGAAACCTTCGGGAACCGCTTCCGGGCGCCGGTGCGGCACGCCTCGTACGAGGCGCTCGCGAACGATCCGGATGTGGACGTGGTGTATATCGCCACGCCGCACGCCCTGCACAAGGAAAACGCGATCCAGTGCCTGCGCGGGGGCAAGGCCGTGCTTTGCGAAAAGCCCTTCACGCTGAACATGGCCGAGGCCGAGGAGGTGTTTGCGGCCGCGGGCGAAGCCCGGCGCTTTCTCATGGAAGGGATGTGGACCCGCTTCTTCCCGGCCATACGGCAGGCGGAACAGTGGATCGCCGGCGGGGCCATCGGCGAGCCGCGGATGGTGCAGGCGAGCTTTGGCTTCCGGATGGACTACGCCGATCGCGGCCGCCTCTGGGATCCGGCGCTGGGCGGCGGCAGCCTGCTGGACGTGGGCATCTACCCGATCACCATCGCCTCCATTGCCTTTCAGGACGCGCCCGCGAGTGTCTGCGGCGCGGCGCACCTGAGCGATCGCGGCGTGGACGAGCAGGCCGCGTTCGTTCTCAAATACCTGGGCGGGAAGCTGGCGGTGCTGTCGAGCGCCATCCGCACGGTCACCAATTGGGACGCGTTCATATACGGCGAAACCGGCATGATCCAGATCCACAGCCCGTTCTGGCAGCCCGAAAAGGTGACGCTGATCCCCGCGCCGGACAGCGATCGCGAAGCGGTATGCTTTGAGAAACCGCACGAGAGCCTTGGCTTCGAATACGAAATCCGCGAGGTCATGGAATGCCTCGACGCCGGCCTGCTGGAGTGCCCCGCGATGCCGCACCGCCGCACCCGGGAAATCATGAGCACGATGGACGAACTTCGCCGCCAGTGGGAGCTTACGTACCCGGGTGAATAAACCCGCGGCGGGGGCCGTCTATCTTCGGCGAGGGGGATTGTGCGGGCCGCTTCTACCGGATAGTCGCATTGAAATCCGGCCGTGGCGCGAGGGCGTAACCGTGAGTCTATTTGGAGCCTTGAATCACGGAAAGCGAGCGTGTGGGAGCGCCGGCATCTCTGGCAAGGTCCGGCATTCGCCTCGGGCGAAACGCCAACGCTCCAGCGCGAACCTTCCGCAGCGCTCTCCGCGGTTTGTATGGCGACTCTCTTGTAAACAGAGTCTAAATGTATTTGCCCGGGCGCATTTACCGCCTCCGGGCGGATCCCTGTTAAAATAGGGCCAATATGGCAGGCAATTCAACGAATTCATCCCCGTCTTCCCGCCGCCGGCGCAGGAGGAGACGCCTACTCCTGATCCTGGCTCCGCTGCTCCTCGTGGCCGGGGCCTGGAAGATCGCCGAGCACTACATCGATATTGAACGGTATCGCGCGACTATCGACACGGAACTGGAGCAGCTTCTGCGCCTTCCGCTCGAATTCGAGGATATGGATCTTCAGGTTCTGCCCTCGCCGCGGCTGGTGGTCGAGAACGTGGCGCTGGGCGAGGGCGATTTCCTTGCGCGGGCGCCGTCGGTGGCGGTTACCGCGAGCCTCCGCGCCCTGGTTCGGGGCCGCCTCGAACTGCACGCCGTCACCCTGCGCGACCTGGAAGTGCGGCTGCCGGAGGACTCCGCCGAATTTCTGGGGCGCTGGTCCGAGTACCTGGCGGCCCTCCGGGAGCCCCGTCCGCCCCGCGATGGCGGCGGAGGAAAGGTGACGCTGGAGGCCATTCACGCCCGGGGCGCGACGATCTACCGTGGCGGGCGGGCCTGGGCCACCGGCGAACTCCACGTAACGAAGGTGACGGGCGGATCGCCGATCTTCACGTTCGA is a window of Candidatus Hydrogenedentota bacterium DNA encoding:
- a CDS encoding Gfo/Idh/MocA family oxidoreductase, which encodes MAKTYRWGILGTGNIAAKFATCLGVCENAQLHAVGSRSRESAETFGNRFRAPVRHASYEALANDPDVDVVYIATPHALHKENAIQCLRGGKAVLCEKPFTLNMAEAEEVFAAAGEARRFLMEGMWTRFFPAIRQAEQWIAGGAIGEPRMVQASFGFRMDYADRGRLWDPALGGGSLLDVGIYPITIASIAFQDAPASVCGAAHLSDRGVDEQAAFVLKYLGGKLAVLSSAIRTVTNWDAFIYGETGMIQIHSPFWQPEKVTLIPAPDSDREAVCFEKPHESLGFEYEIREVMECLDAGLLECPAMPHRRTREIMSTMDELRRQWELTYPGE